The Patescibacteria group bacterium genome segment ACTGGTTGAATCAGCGCCCAAAGAAGTTATCTCTGGAGCTAACAAAGAAGACGCCGAAAAGGCTAAAAAGAGATTGGAAGAAGCTGGCGCTAGCGTTGAACTGAAGTGATTCAAAATATAAACTAGAATCTCAAACTTCATCTAAATTTTCAATTTTAGCCTCAAAAATAGGGTTGACAGACTTGTTATACTGTGTTACATTTAATCACAGAGACAACCAGTCATGTTAGACGCCAAGAAAAAATCCCTAAAATTAGATGATCTGCCTGACTTACTCACCGTCCGCGAAGTAGCCGAAATTCTCCGGGTTTCTCCTCTAACCATTAAAAGATGGGGTAAACGGGGAAAACTACCCGCAATCCGCATTAATTCCCGGGGTGACCGAAGATACCGTAAAGAAGCGGTTCTTTGGCTTTTAGGAATGCAGGGTAAAGGAGAATAACTACTCTTAACCTTTTTATAAAGTCTTAGAAAGCCTTTCCTTAAAAATTAGCCAGACAAATTTAACCAATCTTAATTGTCTTTTCCCTCTCCAGGGCTGACGAAGTAAACGAAACAACCATTCCAAACCTAAATTCCTCATCCACCCTGGTGCTCGAGGAATTTCGCCGGAAAGATAATCAAAAGCACCACCTACTCCCATTGCCAATTTAATTTTCAATTGAGGCCAGTTATCAGCAATAAACTTTTCCTGTTTCCCCATTCCAAAAGCAATAAAAAGCAAATCAGGCTTTTGAGAATTGATTTTCTTAACTATTTCCTCAATTCCTCTCTTACTATCTCTAGTCCATCTGCCTCTCACCAACTCTAATTCCGGTCCAGTCTCAGACCAGCCTTTTAAGCCTGGATAGCGTTTCTTCAAAACCAACAAAGCTTTCTCGGCAACGCCTGGTTGACCACCAATTAAATAAACAAACCATTTTTTCTGGGCTGCTTCCTGACAAAGTTTGGCCATCAAATCCGTACCGGAAATCCGTTCTTTAATTGGTCTTCCTAGAAATCTTCCCGCCCAAAGAAGACCAATTCCATCAGGAATGGCAATATCAGCCTCATTAAGAACCTTTTTAAACCAAGGATTTTCCTTAGCAAAAACCAAAAATTCAGGATTGGGCGTAGTCACAAAAACCTTCTTGCCTTGAGAAATACTTGAGCCTAGATGCTCTAGCAATCTCTTCTCAGAGGTGCTAGTTAGGTTTAAACTTCCGATTTTAGCTGTATTTAGACCCTTTTTTAACATCATCTTTCTCGAGATTTTCAACTTATAGGATATATCTCAACCATTTAGCTTTGATTTTTAATGAATTTTTTCAAAAAATGAAAAAAATCAGAAAAAAATTTTTCAAAAAATGAAAAAAAAATTCAATTTTTAATACCTATAACAAAAACTACTAAGATTAAGAACCTAAAAAATCAACTTTCAATTCTCTGAAAAAACCTATGTTACTATAAGATAAAATGTAACTAGATTAATCTTCTCCTTTTTATCTCTTTTGTTCAATGTTTTTACTCGACAACTTTTAGCCAAATATTCGGCAATTTTTCACTGAACCCTCAATTCTCAAGATTAAAAACACCCCTTAAACTATAAGCTCTCCCCCGCCTAGCAAACATCTTATAATAAATCCCAAAGACAGACCCCATAATTTACAACTATATATTATCTAAACCTATTTCATACTTTTGTCTAATTTTGCCTACTTTTTTTCGTTTAAAAATTTCTAGAACTTTTACTTTTTAACAATATTTTTCTTGTATTTCTCAATATTCTGTAAAGCGATTCCTGTTCCCTTAACCACACATAAAATTGGGTCTTCAGCGACATGAGCTGGTACGCTTACTTCCCGGGTAACCAACCTATCAAGATGACGCAGTAGACTGGTACCGCCACTCATCACAATCCCCTTATCAATAATATCTGAAGCTAATTCGGGTGGTGTTTCTTCTAAAACCGCTTTAATTGCCCCAATAATTTGGTTCAAAACCGGCCTAATCGCTTCAGTCACTTCGGTTGAGCTAATTTCGATCACTTTAGGCAGGCCCATAATCGAATCTCGTCCCTTAACTTCCATTTTCTTGGTCTTGGCCAAAGCTATGGCCGAACCTATCGTAATTTTAACTTCTTCGGCGGTTTGGTCACCGATAATCAGATTATGCTTTTTCCGCATATAAGAAGCGATTGCCTCATCAATCTTGTTCCCAGCCACCCTGGCTGATTTATGAACCACCACTCCACCAAGAGAAATCACGGCCGCCTCGGTCGCCCCACCACCAATATCAACAATCATACTGCCTGAGGGCGCGCCAATGGGGATTTCTGCCCCGATAGCGGCCGCCAAGGGCTCATCAATCAAATAAGCGTTTCTAGCCCCAGCTGATAAGGTTGCGTCCAAAACGGCTCGCCTTTCTACTTGAGTACAACCGGCTGGCACGCAAATCATTACTTCGGGCTTAAAAAATAATGACTGTCGACCTACTTTTTGGATAAAATAGCGAAGCATTGCTTCAGTCACCTGATAATCGGCAATCACCCCATCCCGCATTGGTTTTGAAGCCCGAATATTACCTGGAGTCCGACCCAACATCTGCTTGGCTTCATTACCGACCGCCACGACCCGATTATCATCAACCGAAACCGCAACCACGGTTGGTTCTTGTAAAACAATCCCCTCACCTTCAAGCCAAACCAAACAATTAGCGGTTCCGAGATCAATACCAATTTTCTTACCTAATGTCATCTTTAGTTATATTTTGATATATTAATTGAAGCAAGAATAAAATAGCTTCGGGAAACTATATCAAACCATTTTTGATAATAACACGACCATTTAATTTGAGCAATAATCAAGTTTGTGGTAAAATTCCTCTTAAGATGATTAAGAGACGTTCAATTGTTCTCTCAACGATTTTCTTAGCAATTATTGCCCTAGCCTTCCTCATTATCAAACTTGCTCAAGGCTATCAACCAGACCTAACCACTAGATCTCTACGACCAAGTGGGATTTTGGCGGCAACTTCAATTCCAGATGGTGCCCAAATTTACATTGATGGCCGCCTCAAATCAGCCACCAATACCACTCTTAACCTCTCTCCTGATGAATATGAAGTAGAAATCAAAAAAGATGGTTATACTTCTTGGAAAAAAACCTTAACTATTAAAAAAGAATTAGTCACTAAAACTGACGCCTATCTCTTCCCCACCTTTCCTAACCTTCAATCACTCACCTTCACTGGGGCCCAAAAACCGGTTCTTTCGCCTGACGGCCAAAAAGTTGTTTTTGCTGTTTCTGAAAATTCAATCGACAAAAATGGCCTCTGGGTGCTCGATTTGGGAGATCGTCCCCTGGGCCTACCCAGAGATCCAAGAAAAATTGTTGATAGTGCTCCCGCTGGTCGGGATTTTTCCGAAGCCCAGTTAGAATGGTCACCAGATTCTAATCAGATTCTAACCAACCTCGAAACCCTTGGTGAGCAGGAAAATTTCCTTCTTGAAGCCAATCAGCTCAATCCCGCTACCCGTTTAATTGACGTCACCAATCAGCTCCAAGCTATCAAAGCTGATTGGGAAAAAGAAGAAGAATTAAGATTCAAATCCCAATCAACCAAACTGCCTCCAAAATTATTAGAAATTCTGACTGATTCAGCTCAAAATCTTCAGTTTTCTTTAGACGAGACTAAAATTCTCTATGCAGCCACTGCCTCCGCCCAAATTCCAGAAAAATTAATTCCACCTCTACCTTCGGTCAGCACCCAACCCGAACAAAGAAAATTAGAACCCGGAAAAGTCTATGTTTACGATCTTAAAGAAGACAAAAACTTTTATCTCATGGACCAGGATGAATCAAAAAATTTAGCTTGGTTTCCTACATCAAAACATCTCTTTCTAGTACAGGAAGGCAAAATCACAATTCTAGAATCTGATAATACTAATTGGGTTGATGTTTATACTGGGCCTTTTGATGATAAATATGCTTTTCCTTTTCCCGCCGGCAACAGAATCCTGGTTCTCACCTCTCTAGGCAAAGAGACGCCACCTAACCTCTACGCGATTAGTCTCCGATAGTTTTAATGTGATAAAATTAGAAGAGTCGTCCTCATAGCTCAACGGATAGAGCAAGGGTTTCCTAAACCCTAGATGGAGGTTCAATTCCTCCTGGGGACACTAAGGGAGTCCAATCAACCTCTTCTTTAACCTTGATAAAGTAACCTTCAGAAGGCAAAATTTCGAAGTTATTACCGTATTCTTGAATATTTTCTTCAGAATAAATCCTTTTGACAAAAACGTCCCAATTACCAGAAGAAAAACGAGAGATGAGATCAGCGTTTTCTGTCTCAGGAGTTAGTCTCTCTGCCTTAACTAGATTAATTCCATCGAGTACCTCAGAAGCAATTAGATCAGTCTCAGAATAAGGAATACCTACACTATTAAAACCCGTCTTCAACTCAAGAGGAATGGCTGATGTAATTCTAAACCCAGAAACAATCCATTCTTGTAAATGAACATGATTCCGAAGCATGTAAGCCACGCCGGGTTCAATCGGAAAATCTTGGCCATAAGCCTGATCACCCCGCTGAACATATTCTTGCCAGCTTGATCCATTCCAACGAGCTACTGTAGTCACGTAGGCTCCCTGACGAGCCGCATCAGTAATCAATTCTGAAGCTGTCCCAAAACTTTGGGATACTACTGGAAAAGAAATAAAATTCCAACCTTCTAAAAGCTGATAAACAAATTCCTCGGTTCTTTTTTCCAAGGTAATCGTTACGCCTGCCCAAGGAAGATTATTTTCACCTTCATCTCTTTCTCCATTACCGTTAGCATCGTGATAAAGATAAAGGGTAATTGTTCCTTCAATTTCATCCTCAACCGAATCCCCTGTTTCTATTTCTTCGAGAAGCTCTCCAAACTGCTTTTTACCTAGAATCTCACCCTCAGGTTCCTCTGGAACCAAAGCATATACCTCTTTTAATGAAGGCAAAAAACTACGCAATTCTCGTAAAAACCTACTAAATCCGGACTCAACCTCTTTTTGATATTCAGTTGAAATAATTACTCTTCCCTCTCCCTCTCGAATACCCAGGTTAACAACAACATTTTCTTCATTTCTCAAACTGATGCCGTCTGCTGGTTGAATTATGTCATAACCCATAATTTGGTTTGTCTCAAACTGGTAAAACCCAGGAGTTACATTATATTGGGCAAAACCTCCTTCTCCGGTTGATATGCTTAATTTATTTCCTTCTTTTTTGATCTGGGCGTCGATTGTTTTGCCTTGACTTATCATCTCAAGAACTTTCTCATGAGTTAAATCAGGATTCTCTCTTAGCATTTGATCAAGTTCTCCCATCAAAGTCAGTCTTTTGTAAATTAAAGAATGAACAGGAATATTGCCTTTCTCAGCAGCTAAAACAGAATTTTTCAACAAAAATGAACCAGGTTCATTATCAATAGTTTCTTCCTCAGTTTCATAAAAGTTACTGGTATCAGCACCGACAAGGTCCAAACCTCCCTTAATAATTCTGCCTACAACCACGTTCCCAATGTTAGTCTGAGTCTCTCTTACCCGATTATTCAAATTAGTCCTGAATTGCTGAACCGCGCCAGGTTGTCCAGAAGCAGCATCTCCGGTTCCAGGAACCTTTAGCACCACTTGTCCCGCAGTTGAGTCTTCGGGAACAATTACTTGAGGTTCAAACATACTTGTCATATCTGAAATTGTTTCTTCTATATTCTTAAAAATTTCATTAACTTTCTCAACGCTGTATTCTCCTATAATTTCATCAATTCTCTCATTATATTCATCTTTATCAATCACGCCTTTCATAAGAAGCTCACCTTCATTAGCAATCCTGCTTTGAAAACCCGCCGGCAAAGTTTCAGGGATAATTGTTCTTCCCGAAACTCTTTGAGAAGACTCAACTA includes the following:
- a CDS encoding helix-turn-helix domain-containing protein — translated: MLDAKKKSLKLDDLPDLLTVREVAEILRVSPLTIKRWGKRGKLPAIRINSRGDRRYRKEAVLWLLGMQGKGE
- a CDS encoding WecB/TagA/CpsF family glycosyltransferase produces the protein MMLKKGLNTAKIGSLNLTSTSEKRLLEHLGSSISQGKKVFVTTPNPEFLVFAKENPWFKKVLNEADIAIPDGIGLLWAGRFLGRPIKERISGTDLMAKLCQEAAQKKWFVYLIGGQPGVAEKALLVLKKRYPGLKGWSETGPELELVRGRWTRDSKRGIEEIVKKINSQKPDLLFIAFGMGKQEKFIADNWPQLKIKLAMGVGGAFDYLSGEIPRAPGWMRNLGLEWLFRLLRQPWRGKRQLRLVKFVWLIFKERLSKTL
- a CDS encoding rod shape-determining protein, whose product is MTLGKKIGIDLGTANCLVWLEGEGIVLQEPTVVAVSVDDNRVVAVGNEAKQMLGRTPGNIRASKPMRDGVIADYQVTEAMLRYFIQKVGRQSLFFKPEVMICVPAGCTQVERRAVLDATLSAGARNAYLIDEPLAAAIGAEIPIGAPSGSMIVDIGGGATEAAVISLGGVVVHKSARVAGNKIDEAIASYMRKKHNLIIGDQTAEEVKITIGSAIALAKTKKMEVKGRDSIMGLPKVIEISSTEVTEAIRPVLNQIIGAIKAVLEETPPELASDIIDKGIVMSGGTSLLRHLDRLVTREVSVPAHVAEDPILCVVKGTGIALQNIEKYKKNIVKK
- a CDS encoding PEGA domain-containing protein, producing MIKRRSIVLSTIFLAIIALAFLIIKLAQGYQPDLTTRSLRPSGILAATSIPDGAQIYIDGRLKSATNTTLNLSPDEYEVEIKKDGYTSWKKTLTIKKELVTKTDAYLFPTFPNLQSLTFTGAQKPVLSPDGQKVVFAVSENSIDKNGLWVLDLGDRPLGLPRDPRKIVDSAPAGRDFSEAQLEWSPDSNQILTNLETLGEQENFLLEANQLNPATRLIDVTNQLQAIKADWEKEEELRFKSQSTKLPPKLLEILTDSAQNLQFSLDETKILYAATASAQIPEKLIPPLPSVSTQPEQRKLEPGKVYVYDLKEDKNFYLMDQDESKNLAWFPTSKHLFLVQEGKITILESDNTNWVDVYTGPFDDKYAFPFPAGNRILVLTSLGKETPPNLYAISLR